A single Cannabis sativa cultivar Pink pepper isolate KNU-18-1 chromosome 7, ASM2916894v1, whole genome shotgun sequence DNA region contains:
- the LOC115696570 gene encoding uncharacterized protein LOC115696570 translates to MVDAVTKERERLNFPRVMVEVFMNQDFPSLLDFEDEFGSNVHVGVKYEWKPVICKHCSGMGHLTDECNKKQSAKQEWVVKEDEGKSNHLWMRRVFKWFLRVKKIVETRGEDNGTKLTNVFQILAERDQLGIQEQEAEGVDNTRGGGEIPLLVMDKFIVWNIRGANKQQKQQAIRQFIRVQGADFVGLLETRVKAHKLGALYLNVFNGWCFSSNIARDKGGRIVIAWNLIRFIVDIIKCTSQLMHLRISTIDGTYNSFLTIVYGFNDRQGRLELWRDLNGLKTKESWIVMGDFNAITTKEERVGHRVKYQAEMEFISSIQHCQLEDVKSTGSFYTWTNKQQGHDRIYSKIDRVLANQQWCDNYPSAEALFLNEGTFDHTPCISSLYPKWKCGKKPFKYFRMWKSHPEYDKRVEMTWRKVIHGTLMYQVVSKLKALKPVLKEINQLGFSDLHATSIQTKKALDEVQSKLQEDPLNTTLHD, encoded by the coding sequence ATGGTTGATGCAGTCACTAAGGAAAGAGAACGACTGAATTTTCCTCGGGTTATGGTGGAAGTGTTCATGAATCAAGATTTTCCTAGCCTACTGGATTTCGAAGATGAGTTTGGCAGCAATGTTCATGTAGGTGTCAAGTATGAATGGAAACCGGTTATTTGCAAGCATTGTTCTGGGATGGGGCACTTAACAGATGAATGCAACAAGAAACAGAGTGCTAAGCAAGAGTGGGTGGTTAAGGAAGATGAAGGAAAGAGCAACCACCTGTGGATGAGGAGGGTTTTCAAATGGTTTCTAAgggtaaaaaaaattgtagaaacAAGAGGAGAAGACAATGGGACAAAGCTCAccaatgtttttcaaattctagCCGAGAGAGACCAACTGGGTATTCAGGAACAAGAAGCAGAGGGAGTTGATAACACAAGAGGGGGGGGGGAGATCCCTCTCTTGGTAATGGATAAATTCATTGTTTGGAACATTCGGGGGGCCAACAAACAGCAAAAACAACAAGCTATTAGGCAGTTTATTCGAGTACAGGGGGCTGATTTTGTTGGGCTTCTCGAAACTAGGGTAAAGGCTCACAAACTAGGAGCCTTGTACCTAAACGTTTTCAATGGATGGTGTTTCTCCTCGAATATAGCACGAGACAAAGGTGGGAGAATTGTTATAGCATGGAACCTGATCCGTTTTATTGTTGATATTATCAAGTGCACAAGTCAACTAATGCACTTGAGAATCTCAACAATAGATGGAACATACAACAGTTTTTTGACAATAGTATACGGGTTTAATGATAGGCAGGGGAGATTGGAATTATGGAGAGATCTGAATGGTCTTAAAACAAAAGAATCTTGGATAGTCATGGGTGATTTTAATGCAATTACAACCAAGGAAGAAAGAGTGGGGCACCGAGTGAAATACCAAGCTGAAATGGAATTCATAAGCAGTATACAACATTGCCAGCTTGAGGATGTAAAGTCTACTGGTAGTTTTTATACATGGACAAATAAGCAGCAGGGTCATGATAGAATATATTCAAAGATTGACAGAGTATTAGCCAACCAACAATGGTGTGATAACTATCCTAGTGCAGAAGCGTTATTTCTCAACGAAGGAACTTTTGATCATACACCATGCATCTCATCACTATATCCCAAATGGAAATGTGGCAAAAAGCCGTTTAAGTACTTCAGAATGTGGAAATCTCATCCTGAGTATGACAAGCGGGTTGAAATGACATGGAGGAAAGTGATTCATGGTACTTTAATGTATCAGGTCGTGTCTAAACTAAAGGCACTGAAACCGGTTCTAAAAGAGATCAATCAGTTGGGTTTCTCTGATTTACATGCCACATCGATACAAACTAAGAAAGCACTGGATGAAGTTCAATCCAAGCTACAAGAGGATCCCCTAAACACAACACTACATGATTAG